The genomic window CGCCCGCGGTGTGGTGGTCGTGGTCCGCGGTGTCGTGGTGGTGGTCGTCGGTTTCGGTGTGGTCGTCGTCGACGTCACCGGTGGCGGTGTCGACGGGCGATCGGAACCGCCCCCGAAGAACAGCAGCCCCAGCGCCACCAGCGCGGCCAGCGACAGCAGCCCGCCACCCGCCCATGCGAGCGCTTTCTGCCCGGGTGTCCACCCGGCCCCGGTGGCGTCGTCGTCCGGTTCCGGAGTCCGACTCTGCTGCTGCGTCGACATCATCGCGGTCGGTGCCGTCGTCGGAACCGGTGGCACGACACGCGTAGCGGCCGTCGGCACCCGGCCGGGAGGCGGCGGCCGGTGCCCGGCGCGGACCGCGGCGACCGCGTCGGCGAACTCGCCGCCGTTCGCGTACCGGTGCGCCGGATCCTTCGTCAGCGTGATGTCGATCAGTTCCCGGATCGGGGCCGGCAGATCGGCCGGCATCGGCTCCGGCGGCTCCTGCACGTGCTTCATCGCGACCGTCAGCGTGCCGCCACCCCCGAACGGGCGCCGCCCCGACAGGGCCTCGTAGCCGACGACGCCGAGCGAGTACACGTCGCTCGCCGCGGTCGCCTCCTGCCCGAGCGCCTGCTCCGGCGCGATGTACTGCGCGGTTCCCATCACCATGCCGGTGCGGGTCACCGGGGATGCGTCCACCGCCTTCGCGATACCGAAATCGGTGATCTTCACCTGCCCCGACGGGGTGATGAGAATGTTCCCGGGCTTGACGTCCCGGTGCACCACACCCGCGGAATGCGCGACCTGCAGCGCCCGCCCGGTCTGCTCGAGCATGTCCAGGGCGTGCGGAATCGACAGGCGGCCCACCCGGGCGAGTACCGCGTTGAGCGGTTCCCCCGACACCAGTTCCATCACCAGGTAGGCGAGGTTGGCGCCGGCCTCGTCGTGGGTCTCGCCGTAGTCGTAGACACCGGCGATACCCGGATGGTTGAGCTGCGCGGTGGTGCGGGCCTCGATGCGGAACCGCTCGACGAACTCCGGATCCGACGAGAACTCGGCTTTGAGGACCTTCACGGCGACCCGGCGGTCGAGTCGGCTGTCGGTGGCCTCCCACACCTGGCCCATACCGCCGGTCGCGATCAGCCGCTGCAGGCGATAGCGGCCGCCGATCACCGATCCGTTGGTCAACGACACTGCCTCATCCCCTCTGCAATCCGGCCGCGATGACGGCACGTCCGATCGGTGCGGCCACCGAGCCGCCGGTCGCGGCGAGCGCGCGGTCGCCACCGTCCTCGACGATGACGGCGATAGCGACGGTCGGATTCTGGGCCGGGGCGAACGCGATGTACCACGCGTGCGGGGGTGTGTTGCGCGGATCGGTACCGTGCTCGGCGGTGCCCGTCTTGGACGCGATCTGCACGCCCGGGATCTTCCCGCCGCCGGCAGTGTTGTTCTCCGACCCGATCATCAGCTGCGTCAGCGTCTCCGCGACCTGCGGTGACACCGCCCGGCCCACCGACTTCGGGTCCGTGGTCGCCAGATCCGACAGGTCGGGTGCCTGCAACTGCGACACCAGATGCGGTTCCATCCGCATGCCGCCGTTGGCGATGGTCGCGGCGATCTCCGCGTTCTGCAGCGGGGTCAGCGCGACGTCCCGCTGCCCGATGCTGGACTGGCCGAGGGCGGCGTCGTCGGGGATGGAGCCGATCGTGCTGTCCGCGACCGGGATCGGGACACCGGGAGTGTTCGGGCCGATCCCGAACGCCTTCGACTGCTCGGCCAGCGCGTCGGCACCCGTCTTGATACCCAGTTCCACGAACGCGGTGTTGCAGGAGCGGGCGAACGCCTCCCGCAGCGACGCCGTCGGCCCGCCGCCGCACGTCGTCCCGTTGTAGTTCTCGAGCGTCGTCGACGTGCCCGGCAGTGTGATGTTCGGTGCCGCCGTGAGCTGCTCGTCCGGGTTCGCGCCGTTCTCCAGGGCCGCCGCCGTGACGACCACCTTGAACGTCGACCCCGGCGGATACGTTGCGGACACCGCCCGGTTGAGCATCGGCTTGTCCGGGTCCGCGTTCAGCTCGTCCCAGGCCTCGGACGTCTGGGCGCCGTCGTGCCCGGACAGCCGGTTGGGGTCGTAGCTGGGGGTGCTGGCCATCGCCAGAATGTTGCCCGTGCTCGGTTCGATCGCGACGACCGAACCGGTGTATCCCTTCGCTGTCAGTTCGTCGTACGCGACCTGCTGCATCACCGGGTCGATGGTGCTGACGACGTTGCCGCCACGCGGATCCCGACCCGACACCAGATCGAAGAACCGCTTGCCGAACAGACGGTTGTCGGAGCCGTTGAGGACCTGATCGGTGGCCTTCTCCAGCCCGGTGCTGCCGTACTGCATCGAGTAGAAGCCGGTGACCGGTGCGTTCGCGAGCGGACTCGACGGCGAAGCCTGGTTCGGCGGATACACGCGCAGATACTTGTAGCGGTCGTCGGTGGGCACCGACGCGGCCAGCACCTGACCGCCGGCCGAGATCTGGCCGCGCTGCCGGGAGTACTCGTCGAGCAGCACCCGCGAGTTCCGCGGATCGTTACGGAGATCGTCGGCCTTGATGACCTGCACGTACGTGGCGTTCGCGAGCAGTGCCACGACCATCACCATGACGGCCAGAGCGACGCGGCGCAGTGGTGTGTTCATCGGCGGTCCAGCATTTCGGTGGGGGCGTCCGCGATGGGGGCGGGCCCCTTCTTCTTCGGTGCCGCGGGGGTGCGGGCGGCGTCGGAAATCTTCATGAGCAGCGCCAACAGCAGATAGTTCGCGAGCAGGGACGATCCACCGTACGACATGAACGGTGTCGTCAGGCCGGTGAGCGGAATGAGTTTCGTGACGCCGCCGACGACGACGAACAACTGGATCGCGATCGTGAACGACAGGCCCGCGGCCAGCAGTTTGCCGAAGCTGTCGCGCACCGCGAGCGCCGTCCGCAGTCCCCGGACCACCAGGATCAGGAACAGCATCAGGATCGCGGCCAGGCCGATCAGGCCCAGTTCCTCACCGATCGCGGCGATGATGAAGTCGGTTTTGGCGAACGGCACCTGTGACGGCCGTCCACTGCCCAGCCCGGTGCCGGCGACACCGCCGGTGGCCAGGCCGAACAGTGACTGTGAGATCTGGTAGCCGGTGTTCTGGTAGTCGCCGAGCGGGTCGATCCACGTGTCCACTCGCACCCGGACGTGCCCGAACATCTGGTACGCGAAGAAGAATCCGACGAGCAGCAGCGCACCGCCGATGAGCAGCCAGCCGACCCGCTCGGTGGCGATGTACAGCATCACCAGCACGGTTCCGAAGATCAGCAGCGACGTGCCCAGGTCCTTCTCGAACACCATGATGCCGACCGAGACGATCCACGCCACCAGGATCGGGCCCAGATCGCGGGCCCGCGGCAGATCCATGCCGAGGAAGTGCCGTCCCGCGGTGGTGAACAGGTCCCGCTTGGCGACCAGGACGGCCGCGAAGAAGATGATCAGCAGGATCTTCGCGAACTCGCCCGGCTGAATGCTGAACCCGGGCAGCTTGATCCAGATCTTGGCGCCGTTGACCTCCGAGAACCGTGACGGCAGCAGCGCCGGGATCGCGAGCAGCACCAGACCGGCCAGACCGACCGTGTACCCGTAGCGGGCCAGGAGCCGATAGTCGCGCAGCAGCACGAGGACGGCGATGAATCCGCCCAGCGCCAGCGCGGTCCACAGCACCTGCTGGTTCGCGTCCGGTGACGGGATCGGCAGGCCCTGGTACACCGCGGAATCGGCGTCGGCGAGATCCAGCCGGTGGATGATCACCAGCCCGAGCCCGTTGAGCAGGGCCACGATGGGCAGCAGCAGCGGATCCGCGTACGGCGCGAACCGGCGCACCGCGAGGTGCGCGACGAGGAACATCACCGCGTACGCGAGACCGTACTTGGCGAGATCCCAGGTGAGTGCCTGCTCCTGGCTGGCCTCGACCAGGATCAGTGACACCGTGGTCACCACGATCGAACAGCACAGCAGGATCAGCTCGGTGTTCCGCCGATTGGAGCGGGCGGGGGCGGCCGCGAAACCGCCGGCGGGGGTCGGGAAGGGTGCGTCGGACATCAGCTACCGATCCTGCAGTTCTGGCCGGGAACCTGCTCGACAGGAGCCGGGGCCGGCACCGTCTCGGCCGGTGCCGGTGCCGGTTCGGCGGGAGCCGGCGGCGCCGGTTCTCCGGGCGGCGGTGGGGGTGCCGGAGTCGGTGGGGGTGCCGGGGTCGGTTCGGGTTCCGGCGGGGTGCACACCGGCAGCAGATCGTTCTCGGCGAGCCGGCGCATCTGATCGGTGGCGTCGGTTTCCGTGCCCGACGGCAGACCGGTCCGCACCTGTTCCCGCGCGGACGGCTGCAGATCGTCGACCATCAGGACTCGGCATCCGTTCGGGAGGACCGCCGGGTCCACGATGGTGAGCGAGCCGTCGTCGGACACGCATCCGACCAGCGCGCTCTTCTGCAGAGAGAAGCCGAGCACGGAGCCGGGGATACCGCGCAGCACCGTCACCCGGTCCTCGGACGCACCGACGTAGTAGTAGCTGCGGATCATGGCCCGTCCCACCACGAGACCGGCGGCGACCAGTGCGATCAGGGTGACGGCGAGCAGTGTCCACCGCAGCTTGTGCGACTTCTTCGGGGTCTCCTCGACCGGGGGAGTCACCCGCTTCGGGGCGGCGCGTGGCGGCCGCATCGCGGCGGCCCGGCCCGCGGCCGTGTTCGGTGGGGGAGCGTCGTCCTCGTCGTCGTCGGAGGCGGCACCCCCGACGATCGGGTGCCGCTGCCCGTACCCGTAGTCGATGACGTCGGCGACGATCACCGTGACGTTGTCGGGGCCACCACTGCGCAGGGCCAGTTCGATGAGCCGGTCGGCGCACTCGTCGTGCGTGCCCTCCCGCAGCGTGGCGGCGATCGTCTCGTCGCTGACCGGGTCGGACAGGCCGTCCGAGCACAGCAGATAGCGGTCACCGGCGCGGGCCTCGCGCATCGTCAGCGTCGGCTCCACCTCGTTGCCGGTGAGCGCTCGCATGATCAGTGACCGCTGCGGATGGGTGTGCGCCTGCTCGGCGGTGATCCGGCCCTCGTCGACGAGGGACTGCACGAACGTGTCGTCGCGGGTGATCTGGGTGAGCTGATCGTCGCGCAGCAGGTAGGCGCGCGAATCACCGATGTGGACCAGGCCCAGCTTGCTGCCCGCGAACAGCATCGCGGTCAGCGTCGTGCCCATGCCCTCGAGCTCGGGATCCTCCTCGACCTGGTCGGCGATCGTCGCGTTGCCCTCCCGGGTCGCGGCGTCGAGTTTGCCGAGCAGATCCTCGCCGGGCTCGTCGTCGTCGAGGGGAGCCAGTGCCGCGATCATCAGCTGCGACGCGACCTCGCCGGCCGCGTGACCACCCATGCCGTCGGCGAGAGCCAGCAGGCGCGCACCCGCGTACACGGAATCTTCGTTGTTGGCCCGGACCAGGCCGCGGTCGCTGCGGGCCGCGTAACGCAGAACCAGGGTCACGGGCGCAGCTCGATCACGGTCTTACCGACGCGCACCGGGGTGCCGAGCGGCACCCGGACGGCCGTCGTGACCTTGGCACGGTCCAGGTAGGTGCCGTTGGTGGAGCCGAGATCCTCGACGTACCAGTCGGTTCCGCGCTGCGACAGGCGGGCGTGGCGGGTGGACGCGTAGTCGTCGGTGAGGACGAGGGTCGAGTCGTCGGCCCGGCCGATCAGCACCGGCTGGCTGCCCAGCGTGATGCGGGTACCGGCCAGCGCGCCCTGCGTGACCACCAGATACTTCGCGACCTTCGGTTTCCCGAGCGACGGCAGGACCGCCGGGCGTCGCGCCGGCCGGGTCGTGACCCGGCCGCCGCCGGAGCCGGCGTAGATGTCGCTGCGGAGGGTGCGGATCACTGCCCACACGAAGAGCCAGAGCAACAGCAGGAAGCCGGCTCGGGTCAGTTGGAGTATCAGTCCCTGCACTGCTCGACACCTCCTTCGGGGGCACGGCCGCGCGGATGCGTGGCCGGGGCATTCTCGGCTGGCTGCATCATATGTGGAACCCACCGACAGTGATCATGATCTTGCGTCGCGCCCGGTGTCCCGGGGCTCGGCGATGTCGGCGGGTGTGCAGCGTCTGCGGTGGTCAGAGGATGCGCACCAGGATCTCGGAGTGGCCTGCGCGGATCACGTCACCGTCCGCGAGCTGCCAGTCCTGAACCTGCGCACCGTTGACACTGGTGCCGTTGGTGGAACCGAGATCCGACAGCATCGCGACCTGGCCGTCCCAACGGATGTCGAGGTGCCGGCGGGAAACACCGGTGTCGGGCAGACGGAACTGCGCGTCCTGACCGCGTCCGACGATGTTGTTGCCCTCGCGCAGCTGGTAGAAGCGTCCGCTGCCGTCCTCGAGCTGCAGGGTCACGGTGAACGTGCGGCCCGCCTCGGGGGCGTACCCGGCCTGGTAACCCTGGTCGTATCCCTGCTGGTAGCCGCCCTGCTGGTCGTATCCCTGCTGGTAATCACCCTGCGGGTACGCCTGGTTGTAGCCGGCCTGCTCGTACTCCTGCTGGTAGCCGCCCTGCTGGTCGTACCCCTGCTGGTCGTACCCCTGCTGGTAGCTGTAGTCGGCGTAGCCCTGCTGGTCGTAGCCGCCCTGATAGTTCGGGTCGTACCCCTGGTCCTGGTACGCCTGTCCCTGGTAACCCTGGTCGTATCCCTGCTGGTAGCCGCCCTGCTGGTAGCCGGGGTACTGGCCCGGATACGGCTGCTGGGCGTCGTAGCCCTGCTGCTGGTAGTCGGCCTGGTAGCCGCCCTGCTGCGGCGCCCCGTAGGCCTGGTCGTAGTGGGCCTGCTGGGGGTCCTGCGGATAGTCCTGGCGGTAGCCCTGTCCCTGATCGGCGCGGGACTGTTCCCGATCCTTCGGGTCGCGTCCGGGCTCGTGTCCGGAGTTCTGCGTCATGGGGCCTGCTCCTGGGGTCGGGGAAACGGGGGATTGTCCCGCTCGGGGATCGGGTCCGGGTGCACCACCGGCGCGGCGCGCGTCCGGATCGACCGACCCCGCCGCGCGGAACTGACCGGTGTGCAGCGTCGAGGACGGCTCGAAACGGACATCGATGTCACCGTACGTCTGCCAGCCCTGTTCGCGGATGTATCCCTCGAGATGTTTGGCGAAAGATTGCACT from Prescottella sp. R16 includes these protein-coding regions:
- a CDS encoding serine/threonine-protein kinase — its product is MSLTNGSVIGGRYRLQRLIATGGMGQVWEATDSRLDRRVAVKVLKAEFSSDPEFVERFRIEARTTAQLNHPGIAGVYDYGETHDEAGANLAYLVMELVSGEPLNAVLARVGRLSIPHALDMLEQTGRALQVAHSAGVVHRDVKPGNILITPSGQVKITDFGIAKAVDASPVTRTGMVMGTAQYIAPEQALGQEATAASDVYSLGVVGYEALSGRRPFGGGGTLTVAMKHVQEPPEPMPADLPAPIRELIDITLTKDPAHRYANGGEFADAVAAVRAGHRPPPPGRVPTAATRVVPPVPTTAPTAMMSTQQQSRTPEPDDDATGAGWTPGQKALAWAGGGLLSLAALVALGLLFFGGGSDRPSTPPPVTSTTTTPKPTTTTTTPRTTTTTPRATTTTTTVEPTTTTTPPPTTTTTTVEPTTTTTTPPPTTTTTTTTIARTTTETTTTAETTTAMQGQQ
- a CDS encoding penicillin-binding protein 2, with protein sequence MNTPLRRVALAVMVMVVALLANATYVQVIKADDLRNDPRNSRVLLDEYSRQRGQISAGGQVLAASVPTDDRYKYLRVYPPNQASPSSPLANAPVTGFYSMQYGSTGLEKATDQVLNGSDNRLFGKRFFDLVSGRDPRGGNVVSTIDPVMQQVAYDELTAKGYTGSVVAIEPSTGNILAMASTPSYDPNRLSGHDGAQTSEAWDELNADPDKPMLNRAVSATYPPGSTFKVVVTAAALENGANPDEQLTAAPNITLPGTSTTLENYNGTTCGGGPTASLREAFARSCNTAFVELGIKTGADALAEQSKAFGIGPNTPGVPIPVADSTIGSIPDDAALGQSSIGQRDVALTPLQNAEIAATIANGGMRMEPHLVSQLQAPDLSDLATTDPKSVGRAVSPQVAETLTQLMIGSENNTAGGGKIPGVQIASKTGTAEHGTDPRNTPPHAWYIAFAPAQNPTVAIAVIVEDGGDRALAATGGSVAAPIGRAVIAAGLQRG
- a CDS encoding FtsW/RodA/SpoVE family cell cycle protein; its protein translation is MSDAPFPTPAGGFAAAPARSNRRNTELILLCCSIVVTTVSLILVEASQEQALTWDLAKYGLAYAVMFLVAHLAVRRFAPYADPLLLPIVALLNGLGLVIIHRLDLADADSAVYQGLPIPSPDANQQVLWTALALGGFIAVLVLLRDYRLLARYGYTVGLAGLVLLAIPALLPSRFSEVNGAKIWIKLPGFSIQPGEFAKILLIIFFAAVLVAKRDLFTTAGRHFLGMDLPRARDLGPILVAWIVSVGIMVFEKDLGTSLLIFGTVLVMLYIATERVGWLLIGGALLLVGFFFAYQMFGHVRVRVDTWIDPLGDYQNTGYQISQSLFGLATGGVAGTGLGSGRPSQVPFAKTDFIIAAIGEELGLIGLAAILMLFLILVVRGLRTALAVRDSFGKLLAAGLSFTIAIQLFVVVGGVTKLIPLTGLTTPFMSYGGSSLLANYLLLALLMKISDAARTPAAPKKKGPAPIADAPTEMLDRR
- a CDS encoding PP2C family serine/threonine-protein phosphatase — translated: MTLVLRYAARSDRGLVRANNEDSVYAGARLLALADGMGGHAAGEVASQLMIAALAPLDDDEPGEDLLGKLDAATREGNATIADQVEEDPELEGMGTTLTAMLFAGSKLGLVHIGDSRAYLLRDDQLTQITRDDTFVQSLVDEGRITAEQAHTHPQRSLIMRALTGNEVEPTLTMREARAGDRYLLCSDGLSDPVSDETIAATLREGTHDECADRLIELALRSGGPDNVTVIVADVIDYGYGQRHPIVGGAASDDDEDDAPPPNTAAGRAAAMRPPRAAPKRVTPPVEETPKKSHKLRWTLLAVTLIALVAAGLVVGRAMIRSYYYVGASEDRVTVLRGIPGSVLGFSLQKSALVGCVSDDGSLTIVDPAVLPNGCRVLMVDDLQPSAREQVRTGLPSGTETDATDQMRRLAENDLLPVCTPPEPEPTPAPPPTPAPPPPPGEPAPPAPAEPAPAPAETVPAPAPVEQVPGQNCRIGS
- a CDS encoding FHA domain-containing protein, producing the protein MQGLILQLTRAGFLLLLWLFVWAVIRTLRSDIYAGSGGGRVTTRPARRPAVLPSLGKPKVAKYLVVTQGALAGTRITLGSQPVLIGRADDSTLVLTDDYASTRHARLSQRGTDWYVEDLGSTNGTYLDRAKVTTAVRVPLGTPVRVGKTVIELRP
- a CDS encoding DUF3662 and FHA domain-containing protein, producing MGIVQRFERKLQGAVGDAFARVFGGGVVPQEVEAALQREATDHVQQLDGGHYLAPNRYVITINESDHQKLASDHELTVQSFAKHLEGYIREQGWQTYGDIDVRFEPSSTLHTGQFRAAGSVDPDARRAGGAPGPDPRAGQSPVSPTPGAGPMTQNSGHEPGRDPKDREQSRADQGQGYRQDYPQDPQQAHYDQAYGAPQQGGYQADYQQQGYDAQQPYPGQYPGYQQGGYQQGYDQGYQGQAYQDQGYDPNYQGGYDQQGYADYSYQQGYDQQGYDQQGGYQQEYEQAGYNQAYPQGDYQQGYDQQGGYQQGYDQGYQAGYAPEAGRTFTVTLQLEDGSGRFYQLREGNNIVGRGQDAQFRLPDTGVSRRHLDIRWDGQVAMLSDLGSTNGTSVNGAQVQDWQLADGDVIRAGHSEILVRIL